A genomic window from Silene latifolia isolate original U9 population chromosome Y, ASM4854445v1, whole genome shotgun sequence includes:
- the LOC141630637 gene encoding uncharacterized protein LOC141630637: MVPRIEIFQDCYYIPEDVQAVVPEKNDSTPIKDGRALVLLFREERKGVTPSEDLVNMILRSDRFDPSTLITDVDPKRTISLWRKTVKWTDNRGLLFKLTTVEGEMFKLDDGSKSESECDKCLKFESKKSDVFAWSYKGMPGIDREIVEHRIPIKPGFKPVKQKLCRMRSELSLKVKEEIDKQLKVGFIKVSEYSHWVANVVPLPKKDVWATKKLRQYMLSYSMSVYSKMDPIKYLFKKQVLNGRMSRWTLMLSAFDLKYVPLKVIKGRAVADFLADNPIEETEFVDTLPFPDEDVVHVKNNVWDLYFDEASNYMGYVVGILLISPTGEHVPVSIKLDFNVTNNAAEYEACLLSLRSALDLGVKKLLVNGDSSFVINQDIRYVHLSREENQFADALSNQAALVNIPDHIDSMPICVKRRSSPAYVNTIDNAEEGETEPWFTAILKFKEKEEYPLDLDTRGKRALRMLFAQFIKTDDGQLYKKMAQGVLLRCIDKPTAKKFWRKSMTALSQLSDIRKCAACGTFYVTHHDVTMAIFNLGNRHHWKSKPIRNWRTNGAVEAANKTVIAILRKMSNNYREWPEKIHFALWGYRTSIRTATGATPYYLLYGMEAVQPVELEVPSLRIILESQKRIERAFNKKVKPRGISEGDLVLKSVRALLPIDPRGKFKLNWAGPYLVKKILSGGAIRLTDFHGNDFTNPPNSDQLKKFYP; this comes from the exons ATGGTTCCTAGAATTGAAATATTCCAAGACTgttactacatccctgaagacgtACAAGCCGTAGTACCAGAAAAGAACGATTCGACCCCTATCAAAGATGGGAGGGCATTGGTGCTCCTTTTCAGAGAAGAAAGAAAGGGCGTAACACCAAGCGAAGACTTAGTTAACATGATCCTTCGAAGTGACAGGTTCGATCCATCTACTCTCATCACTGATGTAGATCCTAAGAGGACTATTTCTCTATGGCGGAAAACTGTTAAATGGACCGATAATAGAGGACTCCTCTTCAAGTTGACTACAGtagaaggagaaatgttcaagCTGGATGACGGTTCCAAGTCTGAGTCCGAGTGTGATAAGTGTCTTAAGTTTGAGTCTAAGAAGTCAG atgttttcgcatggtcttaTAAAGGAATGCCGggaattgatagggaaattgtaGAGCACAGGATCCCGatcaaaccagggttcaaaccAGTAAAGCAGAAGCTGTGCAGAATGCGTTCGGAGTTGTCCCTAAAGGTTAAGGAAGAAATTGATAAACAgctcaaagtcgggttcatcaaggtgtcagagTATTCACATTGGGTCGCCAATGTAGTGCCATTACCGAAAAAAGATG TCTGGGCAACGAAGAAATTAAGACAGTACATGCTCAGCTACAGTATGAGTgtctactccaaaatggatccgatCAAGTACTTGTTTAAAAAACAGGTGCTAAATGGAAGAATGTCGAGATGGACCCTCATGTTATCAgcattcgatctcaaatatgtacctttgaaagtgatCAAAGGAAGGGCGGTTGCCGATTTCCTCGCCGATAATCCAATCGAAGAAACAGAATTCGTCGACACTTTGCCATTTCCCGACGAAGACGTGGTACATGTcaagaataacgtatgggatttGTATTTCGATGAAGCATCGAACTATATGGGATATGTAGTGGGCATTCTTCTTATCTCGCCAACAGGTGAACACGTGCCCGTGTCCATCAAGCTGGATTTCAATGTCACGAACAACgctgctgaatatgaagcatgtttgCTTAGTTTACGCAGTGCTCTAGACTTGGGTGTGAAGAAATTATTAGTAAATGGAGACTCGTCCtttgtgatcaatcaa GATATTCGATATGTTCACCTCTCGAGAgaggaaaatcagtttgcagatgcATTGTCCAATCAAGCTGCCTTGGTCAACATTCCCGACCACATAGACAGTATGCCAATATGTGTCAAACGAAGATCATCCCCTGCCTATGTGAATACAATCGACAATGCCGAGGAAGGTGAAACCGAACCCTGGTTCACAGCCATTTTGAAATTCAAGGAAAAAGAAGAGTACCCTCTCGACCTTGACACGCGTGGGAAACGTGCTCTGCGAATGTTATTCGCCCAATTCATTAAGACcgatgacggacaattgtacaagaagatgGCTCAAGGTGTTTTGTTGCGATGCATCGATAAACCGACAGCTAAAAAGTTTTGGAGGAAGTCCATGACG GCACTGTCACAATTGTCAGATATTCGCAAATGTGCAGCATGTGGCACcttctatgttacccaccatgacGTTACCATGGCCATTTtcaacctggggaatcgacatcattggaaAAGTAAACCCATCAGAAACTGGAGG ACGAATGGTGCAGTAGAGGCTGCTAATAAAACAGTTATAGCCATTTTGAGAAAGATGTCTAACAACTATAGGGAATGGCCAGAGAAGATACACTTCGCATTATGGGGGTATAGAACTTCAATTAGAACAGCCACGGGTGCAACCCCGTATTACTTGCTATATGGAATGGAAGCGGTTCAACCAGTTGAGCTGGAAGTACCATCCCTAAGAATCATACTAGAAAGCCAG AAAAGGATAGAGAGAGcttttaacaaaaaggtgaaaccaaGGGGAATTAGTGAGGGTGATCTGGttctcaagtcggttagagctctgtTACCTATTGACCCGAGGGGTAAGTTTAAACTAAACTGGGCTGGCCCTTATTTGGTAAAGAAGATTTTGTCAGGAGGCGCTATTCGGTTAACAGATTTTCATGGGAATGACTTCACAAATCCTCCGAATTCGGACCAGCTGAAGAAATTCTATCCTTGA